The genomic interval GTCGACAACGAATCTCCCGTAATCGCCTATCCCTTCCCTACTGACTTTGGTCCGGCAGAATCGCCGTTTCGTCAGTTCGCACCTTCCGCCTATGAATGGCCATCGTAATTTGCCCTCCGTGATGGTGATCGCAAATCTAGACGTTCCACGAAAGGAGAAGGAAATGGCCTACGAGAACACCCTGCAAGTGGAGACCGACCCGGCGGACGAGGGAAGGATTCTGGAGCCGCTCTTTCGGAAATACCATCGTAAGCTAACGTTTATCTGCTACCGGTACGTGCAGAACTGGGAAGACTCCCGCGAACTGGCCCAAGAGGCATTCTTCAAGGCTTTCCGGCACATGGGGGGTTTCGAAAACCGCAGCCAGCCCTTCACTTGGCTGACCCGTATCGCCATTAACGAGTGCCTCTCCTACCTGGCCAAGCGGGGGCGGCGTAGGCTCCAGGTTTTACATTACCAGCATGATCTCGATAGCGAAACCGAGCAACCGGATTTCGGGCAGGCCAACGACGACAAGCGGGTTGTCCACCGCCTGCTTCACATCGCAGACCCGGCAACTCGCAAGGTGCTAATGCTGATCCTCAACCAAGGCCTCAACCATACCCAAATCGCGGCTATCCTCGGGGTTTCCCGTGTGGCCATCACGCGCCGGCTTACTCGCTTCCGGGGGAAGGCGGTCGGCCATGGTTTGAGGGAGTAACTACCATTTCGAA from Fibrobacterota bacterium carries:
- a CDS encoding RNA polymerase sigma factor, encoding MAYENTLQVETDPADEGRILEPLFRKYHRKLTFICYRYVQNWEDSRELAQEAFFKAFRHMGGFENRSQPFTWLTRIAINECLSYLAKRGRRRLQVLHYQHDLDSETEQPDFGQANDDKRVVHRLLHIADPATRKVLMLILNQGLNHTQIAAILGVSRVAITRRLTRFRGKAVGHGLRE